A window from Branchiostoma floridae strain S238N-H82 chromosome 16, Bfl_VNyyK, whole genome shotgun sequence encodes these proteins:
- the LOC118403217 gene encoding uncharacterized protein LOC118403217, whose amino-acid sequence MSTPDHQQPDFMMPPPGSQPSGEESTMEFAMKMFEIVKAGFVCMAMSVGSRAGLFEVMGRLEEPATCQEIADAAGMRVRYVREWVGAMATSGVIDVVDMEKETFFLPRHRIPVLLSQFRRSVTPFCQLADCFAQATGEVVKCFAKDGPTGVPYSTYSTLQDVMYLVRRSHHEDTLVDHFIPTIPGLKEKLESGIHVIDLGCGRGAPSLIMASRFPNSTFYGIDLDPKAMAAATKEAAAEDLSNTFFAAHDAAKLPADWSNKFEYVTAFDAIHDVAFPEEALQEVRRILKPGGLFSLVEIKGNSKISENVGNPFGPVMYSTSLLHCVPVSMHFKGKGLGTIWGKQSVCTMLQESGLRLLGVMDVPEVPEECHYLCQK is encoded by the exons ATGAGCACTCCTGATCATCAGCAGCCCGACTTCATGATGCCCCCGCCCGGTAGCCAACCATCGGGAGAGGAATCCACCATGGAGTTCGCCATGAAGATGTTTGAGATCGTGAAGGCGGGGTTCGTGTGTATGGCGATGTCGGTCGGGTCCCGGGCGGGGCTGTTCGAAGTGATGGGGCGGCTGGAAGAGCCGGCCACGTGTCAGGAGATCGCCGATGCCGCCGGCATGAGAGTCAG GTACGTTCGCGAGTGGGTGggtgccatggcaacgtctGGAGTGATTGACGTGGTGGACATGGAGAAGGAGACGTTCTTCCTGCCGAGACACCGCATCCCCGTCCTGCTGTCCCAGTTCAGGCGGTCAGTCACTCCCTTCTGTCAGCTGGCCGACTGCTTCGCTCAGGCCACAGGCGAGGTGGTCAAGTGCTTCGCGAAGGACGGTCCTACTG GAGTCCCGTACTCGACGTACTCCACGTTGCAGGACGTGATGTACCTAGTGCGCAGGTCACATCACGAGGACACCCTAGTGGACCACTTCATCCCCACCATCCCAGGGCTCAAGGAGAAGCTGG AATCCGGAATTCATGTCATCGACCTtgggtgtgggaggggggcgccttCCTTGATCATGGCTTCAAGGTTCCCCAACAGCACGTTTTACGGCATTGACCTCGACCCCAAGGCCATGGCAGCCGCCACCAAAGAGGCAGCAGCCGAAGACCTCTCCAACACCTTCTTCGCTGCACACGATGCCGCCAAGCTGCCCGCTGATTGGTCAAacaagtttgaatacgtcacaGCCTTCGACGCCATCCATGACGTGGCATTCCCGGAAGAGGCTCTCCAAGAGGTCCGCCGTATCCTCAAGCCAGGTGGTCTCTTCTCATTGGTCGAGATCAAGGGGAATTCTAAGATTTCAGAAAATGTTGGTAACCCGTTTGGTCCGGTCATGTATTCCACTAGCCTTCTTCACTGTGTGCCGGTGTCTATGCACTTTAAGGGGAAGGGGTTGGGGACCATATGGGGGAAGCAGTCGGTTTGCACCATGCTCCAGGAGTCTGGGTTGAGACTCCTGGGGGTCATGGATGTTCCGGAGGTCCCGGAAGAGTGCCACTACCTTTGCCAAAAATGA
- the LOC118403218 gene encoding L-proline trans-4-hydroxylase-like isoform X1 gives MLQLTNAIQFHDNALLCLHILIQCLLVESLVSKVTRIKVVQRGRGVFVHVVTSKHNLRFQYMHGTREDLTNQAASSMTESIYPFTEDFDVTPSVQADFDKNGYIIVRSLLDSEEVKLLKDALESDEGIIRYAFGRDDGEGGKSRMVLWNQPGNDITGVMARCEKVAGTMEKLLGGEVYHYHTKLMMKDARTGGAFVWHQDYGYWYENGCIFPDMGTVFIALDQATQENGCLKVIPGSHRVGRIDHVRVGDQVGADVERVTEIQKFLPLVHVELEPGDALFFHCNLLHRSEQNHSDRRRWAFLVAYNRASNNPVIEHHHSRYVPMAKVANSVIKTCATPIDPDEKDIWDPIAKPSVSQRSLDKKRGK, from the exons ATGCTACAGCTTACAAATGCAATACAGTTTCACGACAATGCCTTGCTTTGTTTACACATCCTGATCCAATGTTTGTTGGTTGAAAGTCTGGTGTCGAAGGTAACACGTATAAAGGTCGTtcagagggggaggggggtgtttgTGCACGTAGTCACTAGCAAACACAACCTTCGTTTCCAGTACATGCACGGCACGCGAGAAGATCTCACAAATCAAGCAGCGAGCAGTATGACAG AGTCTATCTACCCGTTTACGGAGGACTTTGATGTCACTCCTTCCGTCCAAGCAGACTTTGATAAGAATGGCTACATCATTGTCAG GTCTCTGTTGGATTCCGAGGAAGTCAAGTTACTGAAGGATGCTCTTGAGTCGGACGAGGGAATCATTCGGTACGCGTTCGGCCGAGACGACGGAGAGGGCGGAAAGAGCCGAATGGTTCTGTGGAACCAGCCCGGAAATGACATCACAGGAGTCATGGCTAGATGTGAGAAGGTTGCAGGAACAATGGAGAAG cTGTTGGGAGGAGAGGTGTACCACTACCACACCAAACTGATGATGAAGGACGCTCGGACAGGGGGCGCTTTTGTCTGGCACCAGGACTACGG GTACTGGTACGAGAACGGCTGTATCTTCCCCGATATGGGGACTGTTTTCATCGCCTTGGACCAGGCTACGCAAGAGAATGGCTGTCTCAAG GTGATCCCAGGCTCCCACCGGGTTGGTCGAATTGATCACGTGAGGGTTGGAGACCAGGTCGGGGCGGATGTGGAACGTGTTACAGAG ATCCAGAAGTTTCTCCCCTTGGTGCATGTTGAGTTGGAGCCGGGAGACGCGCTGTTTTTCCACTGTAACCTGCTCCACCGCAGCGAGCAGAACCACAGCGACAGGCGGCGCTGGGCCTTCCTGGTGGCGTACAATCGGGCCTCCAACAACCCGGTCATAGAGCACCATCACTCACGCTACGTCCCCATGGCAAAG GTGGCTAATTCTGTTATCAAGACATGCGCGACACCTATCGATCCTGATGAGAAGGACATCTGGGATCCGATCGCAAAGCCATCTGTGAGCCAAAGAAGTTTGGACAAAAAACGTGGGAAGTAG
- the LOC118403218 gene encoding L-proline trans-4-hydroxylase-like isoform X2: MLQLTNAIQFHDNALLCLHILIQCLLVESLVSKVTRIKVVQRGRGVFVHVVTSKHNLRFQYMHGTREDLTNQAASSMTESIYPFTEDFDVTPSVQADFDKNGYIIVRSLLDSEEVKLLKDALESDEGIIRYAFGRDDGEGGKSRMVLWNQPGNDITGVMARCEKVAGTMEKLLGGEVYHYHTKLMMKDARTGGAFVWHQDYGYWYENGCIFPDMGTVFIALDQATQENGCLKVIPGSHRVGRIDHVRVGDQVGADVERVTEIQKFLPLVHVELEPGDALFFHCNLLHRSEQNHSDRRRWAFLVAYNRASNNPVIEHHHSRYVPMAKVSNTAIKKCTTATDLTGKDFFDPATEVSLKKITEKTER; the protein is encoded by the exons ATGCTACAGCTTACAAATGCAATACAGTTTCACGACAATGCCTTGCTTTGTTTACACATCCTGATCCAATGTTTGTTGGTTGAAAGTCTGGTGTCGAAGGTAACACGTATAAAGGTCGTtcagagggggaggggggtgtttgTGCACGTAGTCACTAGCAAACACAACCTTCGTTTCCAGTACATGCACGGCACGCGAGAAGATCTCACAAATCAAGCAGCGAGCAGTATGACAG AGTCTATCTACCCGTTTACGGAGGACTTTGATGTCACTCCTTCCGTCCAAGCAGACTTTGATAAGAATGGCTACATCATTGTCAG GTCTCTGTTGGATTCCGAGGAAGTCAAGTTACTGAAGGATGCTCTTGAGTCGGACGAGGGAATCATTCGGTACGCGTTCGGCCGAGACGACGGAGAGGGCGGAAAGAGCCGAATGGTTCTGTGGAACCAGCCCGGAAATGACATCACAGGAGTCATGGCTAGATGTGAGAAGGTTGCAGGAACAATGGAGAAG cTGTTGGGAGGAGAGGTGTACCACTACCACACCAAACTGATGATGAAGGACGCTCGGACAGGGGGCGCTTTTGTCTGGCACCAGGACTACGG GTACTGGTACGAGAACGGCTGTATCTTCCCCGATATGGGGACTGTTTTCATCGCCTTGGACCAGGCTACGCAAGAGAATGGCTGTCTCAAG GTGATCCCAGGCTCCCACCGGGTTGGTCGAATTGATCACGTGAGGGTTGGAGACCAGGTCGGGGCGGATGTGGAACGTGTTACAGAG ATCCAGAAGTTTCTCCCCTTGGTGCATGTTGAGTTGGAGCCGGGAGACGCGCTGTTTTTCCACTGTAACCTGCTCCACCGCAGCGAGCAGAACCACAGCGACAGGCGGCGCTGGGCCTTCCTGGTGGCGTACAATCGGGCCTCCAACAACCCGGTCATAGAGCACCATCACTCACGCTACGTCCCCATGGCAAAG GTGTCCAACACTGCTATCAAGAAGTGCACAACTGCAACGGATCTTACCGGGAAAGATTTCTTCGATCCGGCAACGGAAGTTAGCCTCAAGAAGATCACTGAGAAGACCGAGCGCTGA